The Microbulbifer sp. YPW1 genome contains a region encoding:
- a CDS encoding DUF4381 domain-containing protein — protein sequence MQQHTPPPNENTAQPPAANTNPAASEETLPDMLAQLVPPPEPAAISLWPATPLAQGLAFLLLAGLLYLAWRWLRRYRANAYRRAAEAELGRIADDPAQIAEILRRTALAAYPRQQVAGLTGARWLEFLNRHYPGNGFQGEAGQLLLLAPYQKIASTTVAELADEAKVWIRQHKSEPHPQKHFRGQMTTGDHSHGASA from the coding sequence ATGCAGCAACATACACCGCCCCCAAACGAGAATACCGCGCAGCCGCCGGCAGCCAACACCAACCCCGCTGCCAGCGAGGAAACCCTGCCGGATATGCTCGCCCAGCTGGTACCGCCGCCAGAACCCGCCGCTATCTCCCTGTGGCCGGCAACACCGCTGGCGCAGGGCCTGGCATTTTTACTGCTGGCCGGTCTGCTCTATCTGGCATGGCGTTGGCTCAGGCGTTACCGCGCCAACGCCTACCGTCGCGCCGCCGAGGCAGAACTCGGCCGGATTGCAGATGACCCCGCACAGATTGCCGAAATACTGCGCCGCACCGCCCTCGCTGCATATCCACGCCAACAGGTTGCCGGGCTTACCGGCGCACGCTGGCTCGAATTTCTTAACCGGCATTATCCGGGGAATGGTTTCCAGGGTGAGGCGGGGCAATTACTGTTGCTGGCGCCCTACCAGAAAATCGCATCAACCACCGTCGCCGAATTGGCAGACGAGGCAAAGGTGTGGATTCGCCAACATAAAAGCGAGCCGCACCCACAAAAACATTTCCGTGGGCAAATGACCACGGGCGATCATTCGCACGGAGCCAGTGCATGA
- a CDS encoding HAD family phosphatase: MQLTQQVRARKYHYQLQITLGIALSLFCMLAAAADPLPSWNEGKTKTTIIDFVEKVTREGSPDFVPQNQRIATFDNDGNLWSEQPVYFQLIYALDQVKKMAPEHPEWKTQEPFASILKGDTKQVMASGKEGLMKILAATHANMTAEEFQANVADWLKTARHPKTNRPYNEMIYQPMLELLGYLRANGFKTFIVSGGGVDFMRVFAEQTYGIPPDQVVGSSLKAKYESRDGKPVIIKLPEINLVDDKEGKPVGIHQYIGQRPIFASGNSDGDYQMLEWTTAGDGPRFGLLLHHTDAKREWAYDRDSHVGQLNKGLDDASKKGWVVIDMKNDWKTVFPTIKQ, encoded by the coding sequence ATGCAGTTGACGCAACAGGTCCGAGCCCGAAAATACCATTACCAGCTTCAGATCACGCTGGGTATTGCACTCAGTCTTTTTTGTATGCTCGCCGCCGCTGCCGACCCGCTGCCATCGTGGAACGAAGGAAAAACCAAAACCACTATCATCGACTTCGTGGAAAAAGTGACTCGCGAGGGTTCGCCGGACTTTGTACCGCAGAATCAACGCATAGCCACCTTCGACAACGACGGCAACTTGTGGTCGGAGCAGCCCGTCTACTTCCAATTGATCTATGCGCTGGATCAAGTGAAGAAGATGGCTCCAGAGCACCCCGAGTGGAAAACCCAGGAACCCTTCGCCTCAATACTGAAGGGTGATACAAAACAGGTCATGGCAAGTGGCAAAGAGGGCCTGATGAAAATTCTCGCCGCAACCCATGCCAATATGACCGCGGAAGAATTCCAAGCCAATGTGGCAGACTGGCTGAAAACCGCCCGCCACCCGAAAACCAACCGTCCCTACAATGAAATGATCTATCAGCCGATGCTGGAATTGCTGGGCTACCTGCGTGCTAACGGGTTCAAGACGTTTATCGTCTCCGGCGGCGGTGTGGACTTCATGCGGGTTTTTGCCGAGCAAACCTACGGGATTCCCCCGGATCAGGTAGTGGGCTCCAGCCTCAAGGCCAAGTACGAATCCCGTGACGGCAAACCCGTGATCATCAAATTGCCGGAGATCAATCTTGTCGATGACAAGGAAGGTAAACCGGTAGGCATTCATCAGTACATCGGTCAGCGTCCTATTTTTGCCTCGGGCAACTCGGATGGCGATTACCAGATGCTGGAATGGACCACCGCAGGCGACGGACCGCGATTCGGTCTGCTGCTTCACCACACCGATGCCAAACGCGAGTGGGCATACGACCGCGACTCGCACGTTGGCCAGCTTAATAAAGGACTGGACGACGCCAGCAAGAAAGGCTGGGTTGTCATCGACATGAAGAACGACTGGAAAACTGTGTTCCCAACCATCAAGCAGTAA
- a CDS encoding DUF58 domain-containing protein: protein MFHFQIRNRNRSRAGVATVAAPETAKDPRIHVDLAHLQSLEGPAQTLNLLPRQPARSVLAGRHSSHLRGRGLNFEELREYWPSDDVRAIDWKVTARTGEPHVRVYTEERDRPALIVVDQRMSMFFGTRHAMKSVTAAEAATLAAFAILDQDDRVGGIVVTDTAVISQRPKRNRRALTRFLAEIADANQTLHADAPVAEPTSLDKVLQAVANIARRDHLVLLISDFDVVGPASERLLSGIARHNDVILVPVVDPSGETVPPDLVSAISDGDRQATLDTRSSDTANALGQFNRKRRAIIDRWHKRYGLPVAQLSTAEDTLPQMQRLLGIAPPANSRER, encoded by the coding sequence ATGTTCCACTTCCAGATTCGCAACCGCAATCGCAGCCGCGCCGGTGTCGCCACCGTTGCCGCGCCGGAGACGGCCAAGGACCCGCGTATTCACGTGGACCTGGCGCACCTGCAGTCTTTAGAGGGTCCCGCACAGACCCTGAACCTGCTGCCGCGCCAACCCGCCCGCAGCGTGCTTGCCGGGCGCCACAGCTCCCACCTGCGCGGACGCGGGCTTAATTTTGAGGAGTTGCGCGAGTACTGGCCCTCGGACGACGTGCGCGCAATCGACTGGAAGGTGACGGCACGCACCGGCGAACCCCATGTACGTGTTTACACCGAGGAACGCGATCGCCCGGCGCTGATCGTGGTGGACCAGCGTATGTCCATGTTCTTCGGCACCCGGCACGCAATGAAATCGGTCACCGCCGCCGAGGCCGCCACGCTGGCAGCATTCGCCATTCTCGACCAGGACGATCGCGTGGGCGGCATCGTCGTCACCGACACGGCGGTCATCAGCCAGCGCCCCAAGCGCAACCGCCGCGCCCTGACCCGGTTTCTTGCGGAAATCGCCGATGCCAATCAGACACTCCACGCCGACGCACCGGTGGCGGAGCCAACCTCTCTAGACAAGGTACTGCAGGCCGTTGCGAATATTGCGCGCCGCGATCACCTGGTACTGTTGATCAGCGACTTCGATGTGGTGGGCCCCGCCAGCGAGCGCCTGTTAAGCGGTATCGCGCGGCACAACGATGTAATTCTGGTGCCGGTGGTCGACCCCTCCGGCGAGACGGTACCTCCGGATCTGGTAAGCGCCATTTCCGACGGCGATCGGCAGGCCACTCTCGATACCCGCAGCAGCGATACCGCCAATGCGCTGGGGCAATTCAACCGGAAACGCCGGGCGATCATCGACCGCTGGCACAAACGTTACGGCCTGCCGGTGGCGCAGCTCAGCACCGCCGAAGATACCCTGCCGCAAATGCAGCGCTTGTTAGGTATTGCACCGCCAGCAAACAGCCGGGAGCGATGA
- a CDS encoding multiheme c-type cytochrome codes for MRTPIILLLAALLVGGCSETVDEKGAETTKSSSPPLRAQADRASAMDAVVAVKGHSGKAPGADGNTDYVGAEACAGCHQQAFADWQKSHHDLAMKAPTAETVVGNFDNAKFDYFGTESTFYQRDGQYFVQTDNAEGELQEFPVAYTFGIYPLQQYLIELPGGRLQALSVSWDSRSKEEGGQRWFHLYPDEEIKPGDPLHWTGINQNWNFQCADCHSTNLHKNYDPASQTFSTEWSEINVGCESCHGPGQKHLDWAAQPEDQRAADANQGFAIRFDGRRQARWAMDGKTGIAHIQNEVQTQQEIPVCAQCHSRRGTQHPGVRPDDDYLDFFHPALLSDGLYHADGQINDEVYVWGSFLQSKMHTAGVTCSNCHNPHSLELRAQGNDVCAQCHLPTKFDTAEHHFHPADSEGAQCVSCHMPDKVYMQVDARRDHSFRVPRPDLSDTIGSPNACIGCHTDQSNAWAAAILEKKFGEPDPHYGEALYAGRMGAADAESQLLKLVMDDKQPEIVRATAVSMLPRYLSQTSAQVLQVIAQGDDALQHLGLAQSLDQVPQQVRPALAIPLLYEDERVTASLAASAMAGAPLSQYPEEVRKRYAKALSDYVTTAEFNSDRPESLVNLASLRGREGNLPEAERLLKQAVERAPYFTPGVINLADLYRASAREADSEALLRDALSNTFDKAPIQHTLGLGLVRQKRMTEALEMLRASAHSNSATPRYIYVYAIALNSQGKPDQAIDELERGLTQFPGDRQILSALVSIHREQGNAALAQKYQQQLQ; via the coding sequence ATGCGCACGCCGATCATCCTTTTGCTCGCTGCCCTGCTGGTTGGCGGGTGCAGTGAAACCGTGGACGAGAAGGGCGCAGAAACTACAAAAAGTTCAAGCCCGCCGCTGCGTGCGCAAGCGGATCGCGCATCAGCGATGGACGCGGTGGTTGCAGTAAAAGGGCATTCCGGCAAGGCGCCTGGCGCGGATGGCAACACCGACTATGTAGGGGCGGAAGCCTGCGCCGGCTGCCACCAGCAGGCGTTCGCCGACTGGCAAAAATCCCACCACGATCTGGCAATGAAAGCGCCAACGGCGGAAACCGTGGTGGGCAATTTCGATAACGCGAAATTCGACTATTTCGGCACCGAGTCCACCTTCTATCAGCGGGACGGCCAGTATTTTGTGCAAACGGACAATGCGGAAGGCGAGCTGCAGGAATTTCCTGTCGCCTACACCTTTGGTATTTACCCGCTGCAGCAGTACCTGATTGAATTGCCCGGCGGCCGTCTGCAGGCCCTGAGTGTTTCCTGGGATTCCCGCTCCAAAGAAGAGGGCGGGCAGCGCTGGTTCCACCTGTACCCGGACGAGGAAATCAAACCTGGTGATCCCCTGCACTGGACCGGAATCAATCAGAACTGGAACTTCCAGTGTGCGGATTGTCATTCCACCAACCTGCACAAGAATTACGACCCGGCATCGCAAACCTTTTCTACCGAGTGGTCCGAGATCAATGTTGGCTGTGAGTCTTGCCACGGGCCAGGGCAGAAGCATCTGGACTGGGCGGCTCAACCGGAAGATCAACGGGCAGCCGATGCCAACCAGGGCTTTGCGATCCGTTTTGATGGCCGCCGTCAGGCGCGCTGGGCTATGGATGGCAAGACGGGAATAGCGCACATCCAGAACGAGGTGCAGACCCAGCAGGAAATCCCGGTGTGTGCCCAGTGTCATTCCCGTCGCGGCACCCAGCATCCCGGTGTCAGGCCCGATGATGATTATCTGGATTTCTTCCATCCCGCTCTACTGAGCGACGGCCTGTATCATGCTGATGGTCAGATCAACGATGAAGTCTATGTGTGGGGCTCATTCCTGCAGAGCAAGATGCACACCGCAGGCGTTACCTGCAGCAATTGTCACAACCCACACAGCCTGGAATTGCGCGCGCAGGGTAACGATGTATGTGCCCAGTGCCATCTTCCGACAAAGTTCGATACGGCAGAGCATCACTTCCACCCGGCGGACAGCGAAGGCGCCCAGTGTGTGAGCTGCCATATGCCAGACAAGGTGTACATGCAGGTGGATGCGCGCCGCGATCACAGCTTCCGCGTGCCGCGCCCGGACCTGAGCGACACTATCGGCTCCCCCAATGCGTGCATCGGGTGTCACACGGACCAGTCCAATGCCTGGGCGGCGGCGATTCTTGAGAAAAAGTTCGGCGAACCTGATCCCCATTACGGGGAGGCGCTTTATGCCGGGCGCATGGGCGCGGCGGATGCGGAGAGCCAGTTACTGAAGCTGGTGATGGACGACAAGCAGCCGGAAATTGTGCGCGCCACCGCGGTATCCATGTTGCCGCGCTATCTGTCTCAGACCAGTGCGCAGGTTCTGCAGGTCATTGCCCAGGGTGACGACGCGCTCCAGCACCTCGGCCTGGCGCAGTCCCTTGATCAGGTGCCGCAGCAGGTACGCCCGGCGCTGGCGATCCCGTTGTTATATGAAGATGAGCGGGTAACCGCATCCCTTGCGGCCAGTGCCATGGCGGGGGCGCCGCTCAGCCAGTACCCGGAAGAAGTGCGCAAGCGTTATGCAAAGGCGCTGTCAGACTATGTGACTACTGCGGAATTCAACAGTGATCGTCCGGAAAGTCTTGTCAATCTGGCGTCTTTGCGAGGCCGTGAGGGAAATCTTCCTGAGGCTGAGCGGTTGCTGAAGCAGGCGGTGGAACGTGCTCCGTATTTCACCCCCGGCGTGATTAACCTGGCGGACCTGTATCGGGCAAGCGCTCGTGAGGCGGATAGCGAGGCATTGCTGCGCGACGCCTTGAGCAATACCTTCGACAAGGCACCGATCCAGCATACGTTGGGCCTGGGCCTGGTCCGACAGAAGAGAATGACGGAGGCGCTTGAAATGTTGCGGGCCTCTGCGCACAGTAATTCTGCGACACCACGCTACATCTATGTGTATGCAATTGCGCTCAATTCACAGGGCAAGCCTGATCAGGCGATCGATGAACTGGAGCGAGGGTTGACACAATTTCCCGGTGATCGCCAGATTCTTTCAGCCCTGGTATCGATTCACCGTGAGCAGGGGAATGCGGCACTGGCGCAAAAATATCAGCAGCAACTGCAATAG
- a CDS encoding MoxR family ATPase, protein MSAREQIATLEEGMGRAIVGQRDVIRRLIIGLLANGNLLVEGLPGLAKTRAIKALAKNLEADFSRIQFTPDLLPADVTGTDMLYRDEQKSEFRFHPGPIFANIVLADEINRAPAKVQSALLEAMEERQVTVAGKTHKMPPLFMVMATQNPIEQEGTYPLPEAQMDRFLMHVLITYPPVEDEVQVIELVRSEEIAAAKRESEASAEGNAAEPRQPADVIPQQAVFDARREIAAIHVSDAMARYMADLVEASRHPAKLSEELARWIEIGASPRGSIALDKAGRTNAWLEGRDYVDPQDIHAVIHDCLRHRLGLSFEAQGEGISADRVIDTLLNVVALP, encoded by the coding sequence ATGTCAGCAAGGGAACAGATTGCAACGCTGGAAGAAGGCATGGGCCGCGCCATTGTGGGCCAGCGGGATGTGATCCGGCGCCTGATTATCGGCCTGTTGGCCAACGGCAACCTGCTGGTGGAAGGGCTGCCCGGGCTCGCCAAAACACGAGCCATCAAGGCACTGGCGAAAAACCTGGAGGCGGATTTCAGCCGCATCCAGTTCACACCCGACCTGCTGCCGGCGGATGTCACCGGCACCGATATGCTCTACCGCGATGAACAGAAGTCTGAGTTTCGTTTTCACCCCGGTCCAATCTTCGCCAATATCGTGCTCGCCGACGAAATCAACCGCGCACCCGCCAAGGTGCAGTCCGCGTTACTCGAAGCCATGGAGGAGCGCCAGGTCACCGTAGCCGGCAAAACCCACAAGATGCCACCCCTGTTTATGGTGATGGCCACCCAGAATCCCATTGAGCAGGAAGGCACCTATCCGCTGCCGGAAGCACAGATGGACCGGTTTCTGATGCACGTGCTGATCACCTACCCGCCGGTAGAAGATGAAGTGCAGGTAATCGAACTGGTGCGCAGCGAGGAAATTGCCGCAGCCAAACGTGAATCGGAAGCCAGCGCAGAGGGCAATGCGGCAGAACCCCGGCAGCCGGCTGACGTTATTCCGCAACAGGCGGTGTTCGATGCACGCCGGGAAATCGCCGCCATTCATGTGTCGGATGCCATGGCGCGCTATATGGCAGATCTGGTTGAAGCCAGCCGCCATCCGGCCAAGCTGTCGGAAGAACTGGCGCGCTGGATCGAAATCGGTGCCAGCCCGCGGGGCTCCATCGCACTGGACAAGGCCGGGCGTACCAACGCCTGGCTCGAGGGCCGCGATTACGTGGACCCGCAGGATATTCATGCCGTGATTCACGACTGCCTGCGCCACCGCCTGGGGCTCAGTTTTGAAGCCCAGGGGGAAGGCATCAGTGCCGATCGGGTGATCGACACGCTGCTGAACGTCGTCGCCCTGCCCTAG
- a CDS encoding BatD family protein, whose protein sequence is MKPFALTVLLLLFAASTVPAQTDTQPRIETKLSTAQGVPGETIALRVTILVPTWMTQPPLFPEFDQPNLSVSLPGRSTVSVSQVIDGDTWSGVTREYQIVPLAPGNYQLPASKIKVTYKNPDGAEDLQTTLDIAPLPIAVATPKGAENLKPFIAARDLTLQQNIEGEPENLRAGDAFSRSVTATIEGSTVMLIPPLLNSRAPQGLAAYSDAHKAADTSDARTDEITGTRSERITYVAEGSVRGTLPAVTLRWYDLDDDEIKTSTVEAIKVHARGPGALSGTSLWQKLLLFAAAGLLLWLLWRWGVPRVHHFQSERARRAEASGLAAWQRLHTACNTRDYAAALQAARKYRQHAPVAAQSLQPALLALGAVQYGDTPAHASAAAAWQQLIQAVEALRPEAHRLRQTPLPPLNP, encoded by the coding sequence ATGAAACCGTTTGCCCTCACCGTACTGCTACTGCTGTTTGCCGCCTCTACGGTGCCGGCACAAACGGATACACAGCCGAGAATCGAAACCAAACTCTCCACCGCGCAGGGCGTACCCGGCGAGACCATTGCCCTCAGGGTCACCATCCTGGTGCCCACGTGGATGACGCAACCGCCGCTATTTCCCGAGTTCGATCAACCCAACCTCTCCGTATCACTCCCCGGCCGCTCCACGGTTTCTGTGAGCCAGGTGATCGATGGCGACACCTGGTCCGGTGTTACCCGCGAGTACCAGATCGTTCCGCTAGCACCTGGCAACTACCAGCTGCCCGCGAGCAAAATCAAAGTGACTTACAAAAACCCCGACGGTGCTGAAGACCTGCAGACAACGCTCGACATTGCCCCGCTACCCATCGCTGTGGCGACACCGAAAGGCGCCGAGAATTTGAAACCGTTTATCGCCGCGCGCGATCTGACGCTTCAGCAGAACATCGAGGGGGAACCGGAGAACCTGCGCGCCGGCGATGCCTTTTCCCGCAGTGTGACCGCCACCATCGAGGGATCGACGGTGATGTTGATTCCTCCACTACTGAACAGTCGCGCCCCGCAGGGACTGGCGGCCTACTCGGACGCCCACAAAGCCGCGGACACCAGCGACGCCCGCACCGATGAAATCACCGGCACCCGCAGCGAACGTATTACCTACGTGGCCGAAGGCAGCGTACGCGGTACCCTGCCCGCGGTAACCCTGCGCTGGTACGACCTGGACGATGACGAGATCAAAACCAGCACCGTGGAGGCGATCAAGGTACACGCCCGCGGCCCCGGCGCACTCTCGGGGACCAGCCTGTGGCAAAAACTGCTGCTGTTCGCCGCCGCGGGGCTTTTGCTCTGGTTACTCTGGCGCTGGGGCGTGCCAAGAGTGCATCACTTTCAGAGCGAGCGCGCCCGGCGGGCCGAGGCCAGCGGGCTCGCCGCCTGGCAAAGACTGCATACCGCCTGCAACACCCGGGACTACGCCGCTGCATTGCAGGCCGCGCGAAAGTACCGTCAACACGCGCCGGTGGCAGCACAGTCACTGCAACCGGCACTGCTGGCCCTCGGCGCCGTTCAATATGGCGACACCCCTGCTCACGCCTCGGCGGCTGCCGCCTGGCAGCAACTGATACAAGCCGTCGAGGCATTGAGACCCGAGGCCCACCGATTACGGCAAACGCCACTGCCACCATTGAACCCCTGA
- a CDS encoding VWA domain-containing protein → MNALLADISQLHFLRPLWLLLLPLILCLWWWLRSDLHRDKDREAGIAPHLARALTVGEQHRRRLRPIDVTGLLLVLLAIGTAGPSWTRQPNPLMTKTAPLVVVLKVSDTMQKKDVPPTRLERAKQKVLDLLATRDGAPTALVAYAGSAHRVVPLTDDQALLKPYLEGLVPDVMPVPGDAPVVALKLAEQILQREQTPGSILFLLDSLAESDVAAMNERDSHNGLGFLLVAPGNLAGGALSRVRGAKVERVSADKRDITALNRYFDSAFRQALAQDENLQWEDRGWWLAWPAALLALLWFRRGCNLPQPSSTHLGAVALICLLTPLLSEKPLAQNTSANSPETKHSGLLSLLLTPDQQGQWFSLHRDYRRAAMAFEDPYHEGYALYQAGQFEDAANVLAPLDTPEAMFTRAMAMAKTGQYEGAIAGFQQVLQVDPEFPGAEKNLALTKKILAYMEESRGEEEEELQPANSEDDLETEEAPPEESQQQQTPEKQEAVSADQWMSTLDTGTSEYLKQRFAAEAAAGSEQNP, encoded by the coding sequence ATGAACGCGCTGCTGGCCGACATTTCCCAATTGCACTTTCTGCGCCCCCTGTGGCTGCTGTTACTGCCGCTGATCCTGTGCCTCTGGTGGTGGCTGCGCAGTGACCTACACAGGGATAAGGACAGAGAAGCTGGCATAGCCCCACACCTGGCTCGCGCACTCACTGTGGGCGAGCAGCACCGGCGCCGGCTGCGTCCCATCGACGTGACCGGATTGCTGCTGGTACTGCTCGCCATCGGCACCGCGGGCCCCAGCTGGACGCGCCAACCCAATCCACTGATGACAAAAACCGCACCACTGGTGGTGGTACTGAAAGTCAGTGACACCATGCAGAAAAAGGATGTACCCCCGACCCGGCTCGAGCGCGCCAAACAGAAAGTACTCGACCTGCTCGCCACACGCGACGGCGCCCCTACGGCGCTCGTGGCCTACGCCGGCAGCGCCCACCGCGTGGTGCCCTTGACGGACGATCAGGCGTTACTGAAACCCTATCTCGAAGGGCTGGTTCCAGATGTGATGCCGGTACCGGGCGATGCACCGGTTGTCGCGCTCAAGCTGGCGGAGCAGATTCTGCAACGGGAGCAAACCCCCGGCAGCATTCTGTTCTTGCTGGACAGCCTCGCCGAGAGCGACGTCGCCGCAATGAATGAGCGGGACAGCCACAATGGATTGGGCTTTCTACTGGTGGCACCGGGCAATCTCGCCGGCGGCGCCCTGTCCCGGGTGCGCGGTGCAAAAGTGGAACGGGTATCAGCGGACAAACGCGATATCACGGCACTCAACCGCTATTTCGACAGTGCCTTCCGCCAGGCGCTGGCGCAAGACGAGAACCTGCAGTGGGAAGACCGCGGCTGGTGGCTGGCGTGGCCTGCGGCGCTGCTGGCCCTGCTGTGGTTTCGGCGCGGCTGCAATTTGCCCCAGCCCAGCAGCACACATCTCGGCGCCGTCGCGCTCATCTGTTTATTGACTCCCTTGCTTAGCGAAAAGCCGCTCGCCCAGAACACGTCAGCGAACTCGCCTGAGACCAAGCACTCCGGCCTTTTGAGCCTGCTACTCACGCCGGATCAGCAGGGGCAGTGGTTCAGCCTGCACAGGGATTACCGGCGAGCCGCAATGGCCTTTGAAGATCCCTACCACGAGGGCTACGCCCTGTATCAGGCAGGGCAGTTCGAAGACGCCGCCAATGTACTCGCCCCACTGGACACCCCGGAAGCCATGTTCACCCGCGCCATGGCCATGGCAAAAACCGGGCAATACGAAGGAGCCATCGCCGGCTTCCAGCAGGTATTGCAAGTGGATCCGGAATTTCCCGGGGCAGAAAAAAACCTGGCATTAACGAAAAAAATCCTCGCCTACATGGAGGAATCCCGCGGCGAGGAAGAAGAGGAGTTGCAGCCCGCCAACAGCGAAGATGACCTTGAGACAGAAGAGGCACCACCAGAAGAGTCCCAGCAACAGCAAACGCCGGAGAAACAGGAAGCGGTCAGCGCTGACCAGTGGATGTCCACTCTGGATACCGGCACCAGCGAATACCTCAAGCAGCGCTTTGCGGCAGAGGCTGCCGCCGGCAGTGAGCAAAACCCATGA
- a CDS encoding VWA domain-containing protein produces MIDFAAPLAFLLLPLPLLVWWLAPAHRERVRAVRVPFFQRLVEAMGVTPGAGAVVLARHWWQWLLGALVWSLIVTALARPEYQGDAVTLQKPARDLILAVDISGSMEQADFATGNGDKIERLAGVKSVLEPFLEGREGERVALIVFGSKAFVQAPLTTDLDTVLELMQQTDVGMAGPHTALGDAIGLAIRQFETSEVEQRLLILLSDGSDTASSMSPVNAAAIAAQRQVKILTIGVGDPQSEDKENRVDVETLQAIARRTGGQFFFANDENALAAVYKQIDALAPKMVDSETYRPRHSLAHWPLGLALLLGLFSLAARLLPDKGWRAATLRRPTT; encoded by the coding sequence ATGATCGACTTCGCCGCCCCTCTCGCCTTCCTTCTATTGCCGCTTCCGCTACTGGTTTGGTGGCTGGCTCCGGCGCACCGGGAACGGGTGCGCGCAGTTCGGGTACCCTTTTTCCAGCGTCTGGTAGAGGCCATGGGCGTTACCCCGGGCGCCGGCGCCGTGGTACTTGCACGGCACTGGTGGCAGTGGTTGCTCGGCGCACTGGTGTGGAGCCTCATCGTCACCGCACTGGCGCGACCGGAATACCAGGGGGATGCGGTCACTCTGCAGAAGCCGGCACGGGACCTGATTCTGGCGGTGGATATTTCCGGTTCCATGGAGCAGGCAGATTTCGCCACCGGCAACGGCGACAAGATTGAGCGACTGGCTGGGGTGAAATCCGTACTGGAACCGTTTCTCGAGGGGCGCGAGGGCGAGCGGGTGGCGCTGATTGTGTTTGGCTCCAAAGCCTTTGTGCAGGCACCGCTCACCACCGACCTCGATACGGTGCTGGAACTGATGCAGCAAACCGACGTGGGCATGGCCGGCCCCCACACTGCCCTCGGCGACGCCATCGGCCTCGCCATCCGCCAGTTTGAAACCAGTGAAGTGGAACAGCGCCTGCTGATCCTGCTGAGCGATGGCAGTGATACCGCCAGCAGCATGAGCCCGGTCAACGCCGCCGCCATTGCCGCCCAGCGCCAGGTAAAAATCCTCACCATCGGCGTGGGTGACCCGCAAAGCGAGGACAAAGAAAACCGCGTGGACGTGGAAACGCTGCAAGCCATCGCCCGGCGCACCGGCGGCCAGTTCTTTTTCGCCAACGATGAAAACGCCCTGGCCGCGGTCTACAAGCAGATCGATGCCCTGGCACCGAAAATGGTAGACAGCGAAACCTATCGCCCGCGCCATTCCCTGGCCCACTGGCCACTGGGGCTGGCACTGCTGCTGGGACTGTTTTCTCTCGCCGCGCGCCTGCTGCCCGATAAGGGTTGGCGCGCAGCCACCCTGCGTAGGCCCACCACATGA